The following nucleotide sequence is from Bacteroidota bacterium.
GGAGGAAGCAGCAGCTTTCTTGGCAGCTTCAATTTTGAGCTTGCGCTTCTTGTTTTTCTTCAGGCGTGCTTTGCCGAAAGAACCGTTTACAATTTTGCCTCGCTTCGTTCTGCGGTCACCTTTACCCATGGTACCTTACCTGTTCGTTGTGATGGAATTTTCAAACATGCTGCCTCTGTACTTGTACGGCGTGTCCGATGTTTCAATACCGCGTGGTTTATGGCGTTAACTGTGAACATTGTACGAGATGTTCACAGTATGGGAACTGGATAATTCCAGATCGGTCCGAGCGATTGACTCCCCGCTAGTACGTACACACGTATCCCACTATGAAAATCACCGTTATTGGTGCTGGTGCAATTGGCTCAGCCGTTGCGCAGGACCTCCTGGCGCGCGACGAAGTGACCCTCGTGCAGGTTTGTGATGCGCACGCGCGCTTGCTAAAAAAGCTGCAAGATTCTCTTAAAAACCCCAAGTTGCGGTCTTATCAGATCGACGCGCGCGATGCGCGGGTTTTGTCGCCAATTTTGAGCGGCAGCGATGTTGCTATTGCCTGCATTTCGCCGGCTATGAATCCCCAGTTGGCCCGGCTATGTGTTGACCTTGGTGTCAATTTCTGTGATCTCGGCGGTGAAGATAGCCTTGTCCACGAAGTACTTGCACTGAACGAAGAAGCACGTTCAAAATCGGTATGGGTTGTGCCCAATTGTGGGCTGGCGCCTGGGTTGGTTAATATCCTTAGCCGCGCTGGTATTGCCCAGTTTGACGAAGTTGATGTGGTTCGATTGCGGGTAGGGGACGTACCGCTAAACCCGGAGCCGCCTTTTAATTTCAGGCTTTCCTGGTCTGCTTCTAAAATCCTTGATGACTACACGGAGTCGGTTCGTCTGATCGAAAACGGTGAAGTGGTTGAAGCTGATCCGCTTTCGCATGTAGAGCGGTTGCATTTCCCGGGGCCGTTTGGGGAGATGGAAGCTTTTTGTACCGCCGGCGGTCTTTCTGCGCTGGTTGATGATCTTGCAAATCACGTAAAGACGCTTGACCACAAAACTGTGCGCTGGCCCGGGCATGCAGATCAGATGCGTTTCTTGATCGGCCTCGGATTTGCCGAGCGTCAGAAAATTGACGTACGCACCCATCTCACGTATCGGGATGTGCTAGAGCGTAAAATGAAACGCCGGCTCGGCGGAAAGTACGAAGATGCTGTGCTGGTGCGCGTACTCATCAAGGGCCGGCAGCACGACCAGATTCGTACACTGGTTTATGAAATGATTGAACTTAGTGACCCCGATAAAAACCTGTCTGCCATTCAGCGCACAACGAGCATTCCGGTCGCTACCATTGCTTGCTTGCTAGGGCAGCGGAAAATTGACGGCGGTGGTGCTACGCCGGCTGAAAATATTATTCCGGGCGAAGAATTCTGTAAATTACTTGCTGACCGTGGTCTCGATATCTCAACCCGATGGTATGATGGCCGTATACGGGTGACGAGTGAAGAAGTACTTACTGCACCGGCGATAGGTTAACCTTAATTTAATCAGACAACCCGTGCCATAGGGTTGTCATCCGCGTATTATATCTTTTCTCCTCTTGTGGTTGTGTGGTCTGCGGTGGCTGCTCTGGCTTGCCCTGCTACATGGCTAGAACACGTGTTTGTATTAACACATGTTTACATTGTTTTACCCTGTTTAACCCTTTCAATTTCTCAGCATATGACGCATCTAGAACTGGCACAAAAACTTTATCAGATGATTGGCGAAGGCAAACTCGCAGAAGCAATTGACGAGCTTTATGATGACAATGTCGTCATGGTAGAGGCAAATGGCGATACCTTCGAGGGCAAAGAAACGCAGAAAGGCCGTCTTGTAGAATGGCAGAATGGCATCGAAGCCCAGCATGGTGGTGGTGTATACGCTATCACGGCCAATGAAGAAGCCGGCGTGACCATGGTGGAGTCCTGGGGAGATATCACATTTAAAGGTGCACCCGGTCCATTCAAGTTTGAAGAAGTTGCAGTGCAGACCTGGAAGAACGGTAAAATTGTACGCGAGCGTTTCTACT
It contains:
- a CDS encoding 30S ribosomal protein THX, giving the protein MGKGDRRTKRGKIVNGSFGKARLKKNKKRKLKIEAAKKAAASS
- a CDS encoding saccharopine dehydrogenase C-terminal domain-containing protein — its product is MKITVIGAGAIGSAVAQDLLARDEVTLVQVCDAHARLLKKLQDSLKNPKLRSYQIDARDARVLSPILSGSDVAIACISPAMNPQLARLCVDLGVNFCDLGGEDSLVHEVLALNEEARSKSVWVVPNCGLAPGLVNILSRAGIAQFDEVDVVRLRVGDVPLNPEPPFNFRLSWSASKILDDYTESVRLIENGEVVEADPLSHVERLHFPGPFGEMEAFCTAGGLSALVDDLANHVKTLDHKTVRWPGHADQMRFLIGLGFAERQKIDVRTHLTYRDVLERKMKRRLGGKYEDAVLVRVLIKGRQHDQIRTLVYEMIELSDPDKNLSAIQRTTSIPVATIACLLGQRKIDGGGATPAENIIPGEEFCKLLADRGLDISTRWYDGRIRVTSEEVLTAPAIG
- a CDS encoding SnoaL-like domain-containing protein, with the protein product MTHLELAQKLYQMIGEGKLAEAIDELYDDNVVMVEANGDTFEGKETQKGRLVEWQNGIEAQHGGGVYAITANEEAGVTMVESWGDITFKGAPGPFKFEEVAVQTWKNGKIVRERFYYNAAGMGQ